The following coding sequences lie in one Stigmatella erecta genomic window:
- a CDS encoding HEAT repeat domain-containing protein — MHGTIARKAWGPLAVVLLGLGAWWSLAGRGQPETPTAPDASVPQALPSPQGQTPPTAPAALQASRAWRPGSLYRYEVSSEQDVTLRQPQTAAPAMPGMRFRLKGEWQVGLVSAQENRIEARVHLRPASFSASVEGQDQLAPDAERILLAALSTPFFLTLDRSGAVKLVHFERDIDGLAQGLLRSLVASTQFVTAGALGAAWQTEESDSTGQYQAAYRRLASNRFEKTKRHYSHLASEQGLVPIEPGVRLQVRSVTTSELEEDLWVRSLQGNEWLEAELGVGMPTATTTLTVALRLLERRMDPSLLGALAARQASLVSQPLGSIAGQAEDPMTHHRQILGNRRFEDIVQDLRALPQDGKARDDARTAALERLRALFLLQPSEAQKVSSLLREGLEPAAASPLMGALSAASTPESLQILSRTIEDATLAPSVRTDAVAALGMAGEPTQEAVDTLWRTTRDASPELRDTAALALGNAAMNLQTGDPRRADALVGELVSAYRSATTPEQQALVLQALGNTHAASAQPLLLEGLRSPSPMVRAAAVVALRFSPEPSTDPLLSQVLTADPSSEVRKSAVFACSFRPLPPLLLGLQRALQSDPADAVRAEIVFLLGRNRAALPQVDALLTWTSQNDRSMDIRQAAMSFLRPSAQPLPPSP; from the coding sequence ATGCACGGGACGATCGCGCGAAAGGCATGGGGGCCTCTGGCCGTCGTCCTGCTGGGATTGGGCGCCTGGTGGTCCCTGGCGGGCAGAGGACAGCCTGAAACGCCCACCGCGCCGGACGCCTCGGTCCCACAAGCCTTGCCCTCGCCGCAAGGTCAGACGCCCCCCACGGCGCCCGCCGCGCTCCAAGCCTCCCGCGCGTGGCGGCCTGGGAGCCTGTACCGCTACGAGGTGAGCAGCGAGCAGGATGTCACCCTGCGTCAACCCCAGACAGCGGCCCCCGCCATGCCAGGGATGCGGTTCCGGCTGAAGGGCGAGTGGCAGGTGGGCCTCGTCTCCGCGCAGGAGAACCGCATCGAGGCCCGGGTCCACCTGCGTCCGGCCTCCTTCTCCGCGAGCGTGGAGGGCCAGGACCAGCTGGCCCCCGATGCCGAGCGCATCCTTCTGGCGGCGCTGTCGACGCCCTTCTTCCTCACGCTGGACAGAAGTGGCGCGGTGAAGCTTGTCCACTTCGAGCGGGACATCGATGGCCTGGCCCAGGGGCTGCTGCGCTCCCTGGTGGCCTCTACCCAGTTCGTCACGGCGGGCGCGCTGGGCGCCGCCTGGCAGACCGAAGAGTCCGACTCCACGGGCCAATACCAGGCCGCCTACCGCCGCCTGGCCTCAAACCGCTTCGAGAAGACCAAGCGCCACTACTCCCATCTGGCCTCGGAGCAAGGACTGGTGCCCATCGAGCCCGGCGTCCGCCTCCAGGTGCGCTCGGTCACCACCTCCGAGTTGGAGGAGGATCTCTGGGTCCGCTCCCTGCAGGGCAACGAGTGGTTGGAGGCCGAGTTGGGCGTCGGAATGCCCACCGCCACCACCACCCTCACCGTGGCGCTGCGCCTGCTGGAGCGCCGCATGGACCCCTCGCTGCTGGGGGCGCTGGCCGCGCGGCAGGCCTCGCTCGTCTCCCAGCCCCTGGGCAGCATCGCGGGGCAGGCCGAGGACCCGATGACCCACCACCGGCAGATCCTGGGAAACAGGCGCTTCGAGGACATCGTCCAGGACTTGCGCGCACTGCCGCAGGACGGGAAGGCGCGGGATGACGCCCGCACGGCGGCGCTCGAGCGGCTGCGCGCGCTCTTCTTGCTCCAGCCTTCCGAGGCGCAGAAGGTCTCCAGCCTGCTGCGCGAGGGCCTCGAGCCGGCCGCGGCCAGCCCCTTGATGGGCGCGCTGTCGGCGGCCAGCACGCCCGAGTCCCTCCAAATCCTGTCGCGCACCATCGAGGATGCCACCCTGGCCCCGTCCGTCCGCACGGATGCCGTGGCCGCCCTGGGCATGGCCGGCGAGCCCACCCAGGAGGCCGTGGACACGCTGTGGCGCACCACCCGGGACGCCTCGCCCGAGCTGCGCGACACGGCGGCGCTCGCCCTGGGCAATGCGGCCATGAACCTGCAAACCGGCGACCCCCGGCGCGCGGACGCCCTGGTGGGCGAGCTGGTGAGTGCCTATCGCTCGGCCACCACCCCGGAGCAACAAGCCCTGGTGTTACAGGCCCTGGGCAACACCCATGCCGCCAGCGCGCAGCCCCTCTTGCTGGAAGGACTGCGCTCCCCCAGCCCGATGGTCCGCGCGGCGGCCGTCGTCGCGCTGCGCTTCTCGCCAGAGCCCTCCACCGACCCGCTCCTGAGCCAGGTGCTCACCGCCGATCCCTCCTCCGAGGTGCGCAAGAGCGCGGTCTTTGCTTGCAGTTTCCGCCCCCTCCCGCCCCTGCTCCTGGGGCTCCAGCGCGCCTTGCAGAGCGATCCGGCGGACGCCGTGCGCGCGGAGATTGTCTTCCTGCTGGGGCGAAACCGCGCCGCCCTGCCCCAGGTGGATGCCCTGCTCACCTGGACCAGCCAGAACGACCGCAGCATGGACATCCGGCAGGCCGCGATGTCCTTCCTCCGCCCGTCCGCGCAACCGCTCCCCCCCTCCCCCTGA
- a CDS encoding Hint domain-containing protein: MNKIQILGAMAVVAGVSLVSTEAEAQPILLQRCSADNLSPAEALARIEWARKCALSQRVGSPGAGFDTGIPAANGGNLIEYVEADSGANPNGKDAFSGPAYGFEVNYANVNTTFLSGSTSQSSDPDGYKKWTRPATRARARPLYPTFGTTANLADANNFQLIPSSTSCQVLNGGAPAATFYVNGYCEASCYSGDQKVLFEGGEQPILDALNSRREDLVTLSSESTLDNVRLAKNKTYGYTVETRDTAHELIAISTAAGGTLNVTDEHPVINGEGRMVQAKTLKTGDELVRADGSRDPIVSIERVKHFGKVYNIRPVTEDLVSNVLVAQGFLVGSSRFQNDDVGYINRVILYSDVPHIP; this comes from the coding sequence ATGAACAAGATTCAGATTCTGGGAGCCATGGCCGTTGTTGCCGGCGTTTCGCTGGTTTCCACGGAGGCCGAAGCGCAGCCAATCCTTCTCCAGCGCTGCAGCGCGGACAACCTGAGCCCTGCCGAAGCGCTTGCCCGCATCGAGTGGGCCCGTAAGTGCGCGCTCTCGCAGCGCGTGGGCAGCCCGGGTGCCGGGTTCGACACGGGAATCCCCGCCGCCAACGGTGGCAATCTCATCGAGTACGTCGAGGCGGACTCGGGCGCCAACCCCAACGGCAAGGATGCGTTCTCGGGGCCGGCGTATGGCTTCGAGGTCAACTACGCCAACGTCAACACGACCTTCCTGAGCGGCTCCACCAGCCAGAGCTCGGATCCGGACGGCTACAAGAAGTGGACGCGCCCCGCCACCCGTGCGCGCGCCCGCCCGCTGTACCCCACCTTCGGCACCACCGCCAACCTGGCGGATGCCAACAACTTCCAGCTCATTCCGAGCAGCACCAGCTGCCAGGTCCTGAACGGCGGCGCTCCGGCGGCGACCTTCTACGTGAACGGCTACTGCGAGGCGAGCTGCTACTCCGGTGACCAGAAGGTCCTGTTCGAGGGCGGCGAGCAGCCCATCCTCGACGCGCTGAACTCGCGCCGCGAGGATCTGGTGACCCTGTCCTCGGAGTCCACGCTGGACAACGTCCGGCTGGCGAAGAACAAGACCTACGGCTACACCGTGGAGACGCGCGACACGGCGCACGAGCTCATCGCCATCTCCACCGCGGCCGGCGGCACGCTGAACGTGACGGATGAGCACCCGGTCATCAACGGCGAGGGCCGCATGGTGCAGGCCAAGACCCTCAAGACCGGTGACGAGCTGGTACGCGCGGATGGAAGCCGTGACCCCATCGTGAGCATCGAGCGGGTCAAGCACTTCGGCAAGGTGTACAACATCCGCCCGGTGACCGAGGACCTGGTCTCCAACGTCCTGGTGGCCCAGGGCTTCCTCGTGGGCTCCTCGCGGTTCCAGAACGATGACGTGGGCTACATCAACCGCGTCATCCTCTACAGCGACGTGCCGCACATCCCGTAG
- a CDS encoding SBBP repeat-containing protein, which yields MSVFLSFRNLLAATAAGTLAAGCSPEELPPEPTHSGFEWSTQGWNLIGTHFGTFQNDEATDLWIHPFSGAVYVSGYENGLLGQSSIEPSGNADGLILSFPSNLDWQYAKTLKFESTDGKAEVIEAISAKPVQGQDSFDLYFAGRTTGTFGTANAGQFDTLVGWTNRGLTTKRVFQFGTDRPQHPRRLALDGRGGIVVSGYDDIYIPSNYVEAWEDPFVMKVQRSNDTLAHAAGWPVQFATPFTDTLPGMAMKSEANAPIYVTGSNAAGSGRGMFVKKFRPDGTVEWTAQQSSISLDMGAALHVLPDNTVLFAGSSYADFGQGTFGEQDVVVRRLRPDNNGQALWTRTYGTTSAEWVTDLTVDTEGNIYVVGQTLGSFDPRIEPGQGESDIFLIKLAPDGTSPQYFQIGSPGEDYPASVAVNANGDIFVAGYTTGTLIPGSPYKAGRDGFVFRVTPPGFGTGAY from the coding sequence ATGTCCGTCTTCCTCTCCTTCCGAAACCTCCTGGCGGCCACCGCCGCGGGCACGCTGGCGGCCGGCTGCAGTCCCGAAGAGCTTCCCCCCGAGCCCACCCACAGTGGCTTCGAGTGGTCCACCCAGGGGTGGAACCTCATCGGCACCCACTTCGGCACGTTCCAGAACGACGAGGCCACGGACCTCTGGATTCACCCCTTCTCGGGCGCCGTCTATGTCTCCGGCTACGAGAACGGCTTGCTGGGACAGTCCTCGATCGAGCCCTCGGGCAACGCGGACGGTTTGATCCTGTCCTTCCCCTCGAACCTGGACTGGCAATACGCCAAGACCCTCAAGTTCGAGAGCACCGATGGGAAGGCGGAGGTCATCGAGGCGATCAGTGCCAAGCCTGTCCAGGGACAGGACTCGTTCGATCTGTACTTCGCGGGACGCACCACGGGGACGTTCGGCACGGCCAACGCCGGCCAGTTCGACACCCTCGTGGGCTGGACCAATCGCGGGTTAACCACCAAGAGGGTCTTCCAGTTCGGCACGGATCGGCCCCAGCACCCGCGGCGGCTGGCGCTCGATGGCCGGGGGGGCATTGTCGTCTCCGGGTATGACGATATCTACATCCCCTCCAACTATGTGGAGGCGTGGGAAGATCCGTTCGTCATGAAGGTGCAGCGCTCGAACGACACCCTGGCACATGCCGCCGGGTGGCCCGTCCAGTTCGCGACCCCCTTCACGGACACACTGCCCGGCATGGCGATGAAGTCCGAGGCGAACGCGCCCATCTACGTCACGGGCTCCAACGCTGCCGGCAGCGGCCGCGGCATGTTCGTGAAGAAGTTCCGGCCCGATGGCACCGTCGAGTGGACCGCCCAGCAGTCCTCCATCTCCCTGGACATGGGGGCGGCCCTGCATGTTCTGCCGGACAACACCGTGCTCTTCGCCGGCTCCAGCTATGCGGACTTCGGACAGGGCACCTTCGGTGAGCAGGACGTGGTGGTGCGCCGGCTGCGCCCGGACAACAACGGGCAGGCCCTCTGGACCAGGACGTATGGAACCACGAGCGCCGAGTGGGTCACGGACCTGACCGTCGACACCGAAGGCAACATCTACGTGGTCGGCCAGACCCTGGGTTCGTTCGATCCCAGAATCGAGCCCGGCCAGGGAGAGAGCGACATCTTCCTGATCAAGCTGGCGCCGGATGGAACCTCGCCCCAGTACTTCCAGATCGGCTCGCCGGGAGAGGACTATCCCGCGTCCGTCGCGGTGAATGCGAACGGCGACATCTTCGTGGCAGGCTACACCACGGGCACCCTCATTCCTGGCAGCCCGTACAAGGCGGGCCGTGATGGCTTCGTGTTCCGCGTGACGCCTCCTGGCTTCGGAACGGGCGCCTACTAA
- a CDS encoding Hint domain-containing protein, with protein MKGLFGACATLFAAGFLLPSLAEAQPILQQRCSADSLDSGQAERRLLWARRCGLLTHVGSTGNWFDTYAPSSNNAGTLKDYAEDNIATNWAGQNTYTGQSEAFELNSSFVSRLYLSGLTYQYTDGDGFFRWERPLARKKARPLYPTFGSQGDIYSPSNQQLFPHPSQVIDGSPLNCSFYLNQAGTIPATGMSFYVNGYCEASCYTPDQKVRFPEGDVAIVEAVASMKKDVVTLTPDSSLDAIQLQTNKTYSYTAEFRDTAHPVVQLEMASGGKLTVTTEHPLINSEGRLVTAQTIKVGDELVKVDGSFDQVVRAERKTHFGKVYNLRPDTDERLSNILVAEGYLVGSSLFQNDEVGYVNRIILHRQVPASLIP; from the coding sequence ATGAAGGGTTTGTTCGGGGCATGCGCCACCTTGTTCGCGGCTGGTTTTCTGCTGCCCTCGCTTGCAGAAGCCCAGCCGATCCTCCAGCAGCGCTGCAGCGCGGACAGCCTGGATTCTGGTCAAGCCGAGCGGCGCCTGCTCTGGGCCCGCCGCTGCGGTTTGCTGACCCACGTGGGAAGCACCGGCAACTGGTTCGACACCTATGCTCCCTCCTCGAACAACGCGGGAACCTTGAAGGATTACGCCGAGGACAACATCGCCACCAACTGGGCGGGGCAGAATACCTATACCGGCCAGAGCGAGGCCTTCGAGCTCAACTCCTCGTTCGTCTCCAGGCTCTACCTGAGCGGCCTCACCTACCAGTACACGGATGGCGATGGGTTCTTCCGCTGGGAGCGCCCCCTGGCCCGCAAGAAGGCACGCCCGCTCTACCCGACCTTCGGCAGCCAGGGCGACATCTACAGCCCCAGCAACCAGCAGCTGTTCCCCCACCCCAGCCAGGTGATCGACGGCAGCCCGCTCAACTGCAGTTTCTATCTCAACCAGGCCGGGACGATTCCGGCGACGGGCATGAGCTTCTACGTGAACGGCTACTGCGAGGCGTCGTGCTACACGCCCGACCAGAAGGTCCGCTTCCCCGAGGGGGATGTCGCCATCGTCGAGGCCGTGGCCAGCATGAAGAAGGACGTGGTGACGCTGACGCCCGACTCCAGCCTCGACGCCATCCAGCTGCAGACGAACAAGACCTACAGCTACACCGCGGAGTTCCGTGACACGGCGCACCCGGTCGTGCAGCTGGAGATGGCCTCGGGCGGAAAGCTGACCGTGACGACGGAGCACCCGCTCATCAACAGCGAGGGCCGGCTGGTGACCGCCCAGACGATCAAGGTGGGCGATGAGCTGGTCAAGGTGGACGGCTCGTTCGATCAGGTCGTGAGGGCGGAGCGCAAGACGCACTTCGGCAAGGTGTACAACCTGCGGCCGGACACCGACGAGCGCCTCTCCAACATCCTGGTGGCGGAGGGCTACCTCGTGGGCTCGTCGCTCTTCCAGAATGACGAGGTCGGCTACGTCAACCGCATCATCCTCCACCGGCAGGTGCCCGCGTCGCTGATTCCTTGA
- the proC gene encoding pyrroline-5-carboxylate reductase, translating into MLERTIAFLGAGNMAEALIKGLLRSGTARPDAILATGRRTDRLQVLQSTYGVRTLTDNVAAAREADIIVLSVKPQAMDKLLVQVAPVLDHTKLIISVAAGVPIAALERRLGAGARIVRTMPNTPSLVGAGACALSRGEHASDEDLAVASRIFQAVGITTVVDENLLDAVTGLSGSGPAYLFLVIEALSDAGVKVGLPRYTALKLAAQTVLGSAQLLIETNAHPGQLKDQVTSPGGTAIAGLHTLEAGGLRTTLINAVEAATRRAKELGEQFLEKSGG; encoded by the coding sequence ATGCTCGAACGCACCATCGCCTTCCTCGGAGCCGGCAACATGGCGGAGGCCCTCATCAAGGGCCTCCTGCGCTCCGGCACCGCCCGCCCCGATGCCATCCTCGCCACGGGCCGCCGCACCGACCGGCTCCAGGTGCTCCAGAGCACCTACGGCGTGCGCACCCTGACGGACAACGTGGCAGCCGCGCGCGAGGCGGACATCATCGTCCTCTCCGTCAAGCCGCAGGCCATGGACAAGCTGCTCGTCCAGGTCGCCCCCGTGCTGGACCACACCAAGCTCATCATCTCCGTGGCGGCCGGCGTCCCCATCGCCGCGCTGGAGCGGCGCTTGGGCGCCGGGGCGCGCATCGTCCGCACCATGCCCAACACCCCCTCCCTGGTGGGCGCGGGCGCGTGCGCCCTGTCCCGCGGCGAGCACGCCAGCGACGAGGATCTCGCCGTGGCCAGCCGCATCTTCCAGGCCGTGGGCATCACCACCGTGGTGGACGAGAACCTCCTGGATGCCGTGACGGGGCTGTCGGGCAGTGGCCCCGCCTACCTCTTCCTCGTCATCGAGGCCCTCTCGGACGCCGGGGTGAAGGTGGGGCTGCCCCGCTACACCGCCCTCAAGCTCGCCGCGCAGACGGTGCTCGGCAGCGCCCAGCTCCTCATCGAGACCAATGCCCACCCGGGCCAGCTCAAGGACCAGGTGACGAGCCCCGGGGGCACCGCGATCGCTGGCCTGCATACCCTGGAGGCAGGCGGGCTGCGCACCACCCTCATCAACGCCGTGGAGGCCGCCACCCGGCGCGCCAAGGAGCTGGGCGAGCAGTTCCTGGAGAAGTCCGGGGGCTGA
- a CDS encoding DivIVA domain-containing protein, which translates to MKITPLDIRQKRFDTAIRGFSRREVEAYLELLAGEFEEVVKENISLKEELRRAQLRIEQYQERERTLQETMVTAQRISEDLKSAAKKEAEIIIADAEHQAEKIVHGAHQKLVQVVEDINELKRQRTQFESQVRSVVEAHRKLLETFSAPSFADRDYARVEDNVAYLSQKKATHGE; encoded by the coding sequence ATGAAGATCACCCCGCTCGACATCCGGCAGAAGCGGTTCGACACCGCCATCCGTGGCTTCTCCCGCCGGGAGGTGGAAGCCTACCTGGAGCTGCTCGCCGGTGAGTTCGAGGAGGTGGTGAAGGAGAACATCTCCCTCAAGGAGGAGCTGCGCCGGGCCCAGCTGCGCATCGAGCAGTACCAGGAGCGCGAGCGCACCCTCCAGGAGACCATGGTCACCGCACAGCGCATCAGCGAGGACCTGAAGTCCGCCGCCAAGAAGGAGGCGGAGATCATCATCGCGGACGCCGAGCACCAGGCGGAGAAGATCGTCCACGGCGCCCACCAGAAGCTCGTGCAGGTGGTGGAGGACATCAACGAGCTCAAGCGCCAGCGCACCCAGTTCGAGTCCCAGGTGCGCTCGGTGGTGGAGGCGCACCGCAAGCTGCTGGAGACCTTCAGCGCCCCCAGCTTCGCCGACCGCGACTACGCGCGCGTCGAGGACAACGTGGCCTACCTCTCCCAGAAGAAGGCCACCCACGGCGAGTAG